In Nicotiana tabacum cultivar K326 chromosome 21, ASM71507v2, whole genome shotgun sequence, one DNA window encodes the following:
- the LOC142175361 gene encoding uncharacterized protein LOC142175361 — MSLAAKEEVPVSKMTSGVWTLFADEAFNVKRSGLGVVLITPSGETLRQAIKIISLTNNDAEYEALVAGMELAWGLGSKVNEVKCDSQLVVNQVYGIFDTKEECMQQYLKKVQALPARFKEWSIIHIPREENVEVDALANLGSSTEMKGFDSDAVV, encoded by the coding sequence ATGTCCTTGGCTGCTAAGGAAGAAGTGCCAGTGTCAAAAatgacatcaggagtttggaccttgtttgcGGATGAAGCTTTCAATGTAAAAAGGTCCGGTCTAGGGGTAGTTCTAATCACGCCCTCGGGGGAAACTCTGAGGCAGGCCATTAAAATTATTTCATTAACTAACAATGacgccgagtatgaggctttggttgCAGGAATGGAACTAGCTTGGGGACTAGGCTCCAAGGTGAACGAAGTAAAATGCGACTCCCAGCTGGTAGTAAACCAAGTGTATGGGATTTTCGACACAAAGGAAGAATGCATGCAACAGTATTTGAAAAAGGTTCAGGCGTTGCCTGCACGATTCAAGGAATGGTCAATCATCCACATTCCAAGGGAAGAAAATGTGGAAGTAGATGCATTGGCTAATTTGGGGTCATCCACGGAGATGAAAGGATTTGATTCCGATGCAGTcgtctaa
- the LOC142175363 gene encoding uncharacterized protein LOC142175363 has protein sequence MRNIKEARFPKLIRSDPSQKDPILWCEYHGAPGHRTGDYHHLREEVETLLENGHLREFLSDRAKNNYGQSRDNAEPSKEAEGSPQMTINMIFRGNEANGVTFSAAKKTKILVTHKKRLREVAEDDIAFTEEDADILLLPHNDALVISLNGLDFKIKYVLVDLESLANTINGEFWSKQS, from the coding sequence ATGAGAAATATCAAAGAAGCGCGGTTCCCGAAGCTAATCCGCTCAGATCCTAGCCAGAAGGATCCCAttttatggtgtgaataccatggaGCTCCTGGCCACAGAACTGGGGACTATCATCATCTTCGCGAAGAGGTGGAGACATTGTTAGAGAATGGCCATCTCAGGGAGTTTTTAAGTGACCGAGCCAAGAACAATTACGGCCAAAGCCGGGACAATGCAGAGCCTTCGAAGGAAGCAGAAGGGTCACCTCAGATGACTATCAACATGATCTTTAGAGGAAACGAAGCCAATGGTGTAACATTTTCTGCAGCAAAGAAAACAAAGATATTAGTGACTCACAAAaagagactccgggaagtcgCAGAAGATGATATCGCCTTCACGGAGGAGGACGCTGACATACTTCTTCTTCCACACAACGACGCTTTGGTAATCTCTCTCAATGgtttagatttcaaaattaaataTGTTTTGGTTGACCTTGAAAGTTTAGCCAACACAATAAATGGAGAGTTTTGGAGCAAGCAAAGTTAA